A stretch of Myceligenerans xiligouense DNA encodes these proteins:
- a CDS encoding amidohydrolase, whose product MTSILYRGGVVHSPADPFAEAILVDDGVVAWLGANDTADGLAARADRVVELDGALVTPGFVDAHVHILETGLAAGAVDLSGSAGVRSLADALAALADGARRLDAADPGGDECLLAFGWDEQAWPERRPFTRAELDEVAGGRPVYAGRVDGHSAVVSSSLAGAAGIDRLPGWAPDGVLTAEAHHDVRDVSRRMSPERRERTYRTALAEWARRGIVSVHEMSAPHIDTRDGLAGIMAATADPASGLPHVVAYRGELCETAEDAAELIAELPFLTGIAGDLTVDGSIGSRTAALRTPYTDLAAGPDGSAWRGNLYLSAEEIAAHLTAVTATGRQAGFHVIGDRAMDEVLLGFTVAAQVDGTARLRSGRHRIEHALFVDAQALSSLLLHGVSLSMQPAFDARWGGTTGMYAGRLGPVRAATLQPFADLVGAGIPLAFGSDTPVTPVDPWAGVRAATAHEDPDQRMSARAAFRAHTRGGWRLAGLDHTGAGELRVGAPAHLAVWRAGELTVQTGSERLSRLSSWSQEARAGQPLLPALDDDAPAPECLHTMRDGVVLHDTLLS is encoded by the coding sequence GTGACCTCGATCCTCTACCGCGGTGGCGTCGTGCACTCGCCCGCCGACCCGTTCGCCGAAGCGATCCTCGTCGACGACGGCGTCGTGGCCTGGCTCGGTGCGAACGACACCGCCGACGGTCTCGCCGCCCGCGCGGACCGGGTCGTCGAGCTCGACGGTGCCCTGGTCACGCCCGGGTTCGTCGACGCGCACGTGCACATCCTCGAGACCGGCCTGGCCGCCGGCGCCGTCGACCTGTCCGGGTCCGCGGGCGTCCGCTCGCTCGCGGACGCGCTCGCCGCCCTGGCCGACGGCGCGCGCCGGCTGGACGCCGCGGATCCCGGTGGTGACGAGTGCCTCCTCGCGTTCGGGTGGGACGAGCAGGCCTGGCCGGAGCGCCGCCCGTTCACCCGTGCCGAGCTCGACGAGGTCGCCGGCGGCCGCCCCGTCTACGCCGGCCGTGTCGACGGGCACTCCGCCGTCGTGTCCAGCTCCCTGGCCGGCGCCGCCGGCATCGACCGGCTGCCGGGCTGGGCGCCCGACGGCGTCCTGACCGCCGAGGCCCACCACGACGTGCGGGACGTGTCACGCCGCATGTCGCCCGAACGCCGCGAGCGCACCTACCGCACCGCCCTGGCCGAGTGGGCGCGGCGCGGCATCGTGTCCGTGCACGAGATGAGCGCCCCCCACATCGACACCCGCGACGGCCTCGCCGGGATCATGGCCGCCACCGCCGACCCCGCCTCCGGGCTGCCGCACGTCGTCGCCTACCGGGGCGAGCTGTGCGAGACCGCGGAGGACGCCGCCGAGCTGATCGCCGAGCTGCCCTTCCTCACCGGCATCGCCGGTGACCTCACCGTGGACGGCTCCATCGGGTCCCGCACCGCGGCCCTGCGCACCCCTTACACCGACCTGGCCGCCGGCCCCGACGGGTCCGCCTGGCGCGGCAACCTGTACCTGTCGGCCGAGGAGATCGCGGCCCACCTCACGGCCGTGACCGCCACGGGCAGGCAGGCCGGGTTCCACGTCATCGGGGACCGCGCCATGGACGAGGTCCTCCTCGGCTTCACGGTCGCCGCGCAGGTCGACGGCACCGCCCGGCTGCGCTCCGGCCGGCACCGCATCGAGCACGCCCTGTTCGTCGACGCCCAGGCCCTGTCCTCGCTCCTGCTGCACGGCGTGTCGCTGTCCATGCAGCCGGCGTTCGACGCCCGGTGGGGCGGCACCACGGGCATGTACGCCGGCCGGCTGGGCCCCGTCCGCGCCGCCACGCTCCAGCCCTTCGCCGACCTCGTCGGCGCCGGTATCCCGCTCGCCTTCGGCTCCGACACGCCCGTCACCCCCGTCGACCCGTGGGCCGGCGTCCGGGCCGCCACCGCGCACGAGGACCCCGACCAGCGCATGTCCGCCCGCGCCGCCTTCCGCGCCCACACCCGCGGCGGCTGGCGCCTCGCCGGGCTCGACCACACCGGCGCCGGGGAACTGCGCGTCGGCGCACCCGCGCACCTCGCCGTCTGGCGGGCCGGCGAACTGACCGTGCAGACCGGCTCCGAGCGCCTCAGCCGCCTGTCCTCCTGGAGCCAGGAGGCCCGCGCCGGGCAGCCGCTCCTGCCCGCACTGGACGACGACGCCCCCGCACCCGAGTGCCTCCACACGATGCGCGACGGCGTGGTCCTGCACGACACGCTGCTCTCCTGA
- the lnt gene encoding apolipoprotein N-acyltransferase encodes MHRRSSQRLLNLFLAVTGGAVLWSAFPDVGWWPAAFAAVALLWWALREDHAWWNALHGLVFGLTFFLPHVRWAINATEVAPWIAMSVVEALFFALFGILWTWARRAVRAGLRGRAVARGSGAWQAAAFAVVFTAVEQWRSEVPFGGFPWGRLAWAMVDAPLGRSAWLGGTVLVTFGVCLAGLGLAAAARAVIARPRALASYGRATGVVAAAAAVVVVPVTLPLPASSDAGTVATDAGAVVHDAGSDLAQDGVLWAGAVQGNVDDPDLGVFAQRPELFGNHLEGTYELAEDFGGELDVVLWPEDSTGVDPRTSARAAAALDAAAEAVGAPILVGTQEYPSDGGRYNLSLLWQPGQGATERYAKQRPAPFGEYIPMRPLVRLLSDQVDRVTTDMLPGAEPAVMDVPARLGAAPTGGGDGTRIATIICFEVAYDEIVRDAVRRGAQVLVVPTNNAAFGWTEESTQQLAMTRMQAIATGRAAVQVSTVGVSGIVAPDGTLVTSTELFTHETLAAALPLRHTITPAVAAGYWPGWIAGIAAGLLVLAGVAVRVGTRVTGRRPARGEQDGDRPAASDHGALVS; translated from the coding sequence GTGCACCGGCGATCGTCCCAGAGGCTCCTGAACCTGTTCCTGGCCGTGACCGGTGGTGCCGTCCTGTGGTCCGCGTTTCCCGACGTCGGCTGGTGGCCCGCCGCGTTCGCCGCCGTCGCGCTCCTGTGGTGGGCGCTGCGCGAGGACCACGCCTGGTGGAACGCGCTGCACGGACTGGTGTTCGGCCTCACCTTCTTCCTGCCGCACGTGCGGTGGGCCATCAACGCGACCGAGGTCGCGCCGTGGATCGCGATGTCGGTGGTCGAAGCCCTGTTCTTCGCCCTGTTCGGCATCCTGTGGACGTGGGCGCGCCGCGCCGTGCGCGCCGGCCTGCGCGGCCGGGCCGTCGCGCGGGGCTCCGGAGCCTGGCAGGCCGCCGCGTTCGCCGTCGTGTTCACCGCCGTGGAACAGTGGCGCAGCGAGGTCCCGTTCGGCGGCTTCCCCTGGGGGCGTCTCGCCTGGGCCATGGTCGACGCCCCGCTCGGACGCTCCGCCTGGCTCGGCGGCACCGTGCTCGTCACCTTCGGGGTGTGCCTCGCCGGCCTCGGGCTCGCCGCCGCCGCCCGGGCCGTGATCGCCCGGCCGCGCGCCCTCGCCTCCTACGGGCGTGCCACCGGCGTGGTCGCGGCCGCGGCCGCCGTCGTCGTCGTCCCCGTGACGCTGCCGCTCCCCGCGTCCTCCGACGCCGGAACCGTCGCCACCGACGCCGGGGCAGTGGTGCACGACGCCGGAAGCGACCTGGCGCAGGACGGCGTCCTGTGGGCGGGCGCCGTGCAGGGCAACGTGGACGACCCCGACCTCGGCGTCTTCGCGCAACGCCCCGAACTGTTCGGCAACCACCTCGAAGGCACCTACGAGCTCGCCGAGGACTTCGGCGGCGAACTCGACGTCGTGCTGTGGCCCGAGGACTCGACCGGCGTCGACCCGCGGACCAGCGCGCGGGCCGCCGCCGCACTCGACGCCGCGGCCGAGGCGGTCGGCGCCCCGATCCTCGTGGGCACCCAGGAGTACCCGTCCGACGGCGGGCGCTACAACTTGTCCCTGCTGTGGCAGCCCGGGCAGGGCGCCACCGAGAGGTACGCCAAGCAGCGCCCCGCACCGTTCGGCGAGTACATCCCGATGCGCCCTCTCGTGCGGCTCCTGTCCGACCAGGTCGACCGCGTCACCACGGACATGCTGCCCGGCGCCGAGCCGGCCGTCATGGACGTCCCCGCCCGCCTCGGGGCCGCACCGACCGGTGGTGGGGACGGCACGCGGATCGCCACGATCATCTGCTTCGAGGTCGCCTACGACGAGATCGTGCGCGACGCCGTGCGGCGCGGCGCCCAGGTGCTGGTGGTGCCCACCAACAACGCGGCCTTCGGCTGGACCGAGGAGTCCACGCAACAGCTCGCGATGACGCGCATGCAGGCGATCGCCACCGGCCGGGCCGCCGTCCAGGTCTCCACGGTGGGCGTCTCCGGCATCGTCGCCCCCGACGGCACGCTCGTCACCTCCACCGAACTGTTCACCCACGAGACGCTCGCCGCGGCGCTACCGCTGCGGCACACCATCACCCCCGCCGTCGCGGCCGGATACTGGCCCGGGTGGATCGCCGGGATCGCCGCCGGCCTGCTCGTCCTCGCGGGTGTCGCCGTCCGGGTCGGGACGCGCGTGACCGGGCGCCGCCCCGCACGCGGGGAACAGGACGGGGACCGGCCCGCGGCCTCGGACCACGGTGCGCTCGTGAGCTGA
- a CDS encoding RNA polymerase-binding protein RbpA, translating to MADRSLRGMSIGSKSMESDEGVDFAPRFQAYYDCPNGHTIILPFATDAEVPALWECRCGAEALLRDAERPEAKPGKPQRTHWDMLLERRTVKELEELLDERLELLRAGKLRRSA from the coding sequence ATGGCTGACCGCTCCCTACGCGGCATGAGCATCGGCTCGAAGAGCATGGAGTCCGACGAGGGCGTGGACTTCGCCCCGCGGTTCCAGGCGTACTACGACTGCCCCAACGGGCACACGATCATCCTTCCCTTTGCTACCGACGCCGAGGTGCCCGCCCTGTGGGAGTGCCGTTGCGGCGCCGAGGCGCTGCTGCGGGACGCCGAGCGCCCCGAGGCGAAGCCGGGCAAGCCGCAGCGTACGCACTGGGACATGCTCCTGGAACGCCGCACCGTCAAGGAGTTGGAGGAACTGCTCGACGAGCGCCTCGAGCTCCTGCGGGCGGGCAAGCTCCGCCGCTCCGCCTGA
- a CDS encoding LLM class flavin-dependent oxidoreductase: protein MQFGIFSVSDVTRDPVANHTPDDTERVRNMLTIARHADEAGLDVFATGEHHNPPFVASSPTTMLGYLAGVTKNITLSTATTLITTNDPVRLAEEYAMLQVISDGRMDLMMGRGNTGPVYPWFGQDIRQGIPLAIENYALLRRLWTEDVVDWEGKFRTPLQGFTATPRPLDGVPPFVWHGSIRSPEIAEQAAYYGDGFLHNNIFWPMSHTKQMVRFYRQRYEHHGHGRADQAIVGLGGQVFVRPRSQDAWNEFRPYFDVAPVYGHGPSMEDFTRDTPLTVGSPQQVIDRYGAFVDEVGYYQRQMFLTDHAGLPLKTVLEQIDILAGEIVPELRKIVEAKRPDGVPANPPTHAERVTAARAAGETAATHVGDTTDPFTGTVAEEAAL from the coding sequence GTGCAGTTCGGCATCTTCAGCGTCAGTGACGTCACCCGCGACCCGGTCGCGAACCACACCCCGGACGACACCGAGCGCGTCCGCAACATGCTCACCATCGCCCGGCACGCCGACGAGGCGGGCCTGGACGTCTTCGCCACGGGCGAGCACCACAACCCGCCCTTCGTCGCCTCGTCCCCGACGACGATGCTCGGCTACCTGGCGGGCGTCACCAAGAACATCACCCTGTCCACGGCCACGACCCTCATCACCACGAACGACCCGGTGCGGCTCGCCGAGGAGTACGCGATGCTCCAGGTGATCTCGGACGGCCGCATGGACCTGATGATGGGACGCGGCAACACCGGCCCGGTCTACCCGTGGTTCGGGCAGGACATCCGCCAGGGCATCCCGCTGGCGATCGAGAACTACGCCCTGCTGCGGCGCCTGTGGACCGAGGACGTCGTGGACTGGGAGGGCAAGTTCCGCACCCCGCTGCAGGGCTTCACCGCCACCCCGCGACCGCTGGACGGCGTCCCGCCGTTCGTCTGGCACGGCTCCATCCGCTCCCCGGAGATCGCCGAGCAGGCCGCCTACTACGGCGACGGCTTCCTGCACAACAACATCTTCTGGCCGATGAGCCATACCAAGCAGATGGTGCGGTTCTACCGCCAGCGCTACGAGCACCACGGCCACGGACGGGCCGACCAGGCGATCGTCGGGCTGGGCGGACAGGTCTTCGTGCGGCCCCGCTCGCAGGACGCCTGGAACGAGTTCCGGCCCTACTTCGACGTCGCGCCCGTGTACGGGCACGGCCCCTCCATGGAGGACTTCACGCGTGACACCCCGCTCACCGTGGGATCGCCCCAGCAGGTCATCGACCGCTACGGCGCGTTCGTCGACGAGGTCGGCTACTACCAGCGCCAGATGTTCCTCACCGACCACGCCGGCCTGCCCCTGAAGACCGTCCTGGAGCAGATCGACATCCTGGCCGGCGAGATCGTCCCCGAGCTGCGCAAGATCGTCGAGGCCAAGCGCCCCGACGGCGTCCCGGCGAACCCGCCCACCCACGCCGAGCGCGTCACCGCCGCCCGGGCCGCGGGCGAGACCGCCGCCACCCACGTGGGCGACACCACCGACCCCTTCACCGGAACCGTCGCCGAGGAGGCAGCACTGTGA
- a CDS encoding FMN reductase yields the protein MSEARTVVVVTAGLSQPSQTRLLADRLAAATARELERDGHGVHVEVVELREHAHAIMDAMLTGFAGGDLARAIDQLTRADGVIAVTPLFTTTYSGLFKSFVDILDKDALTGLPMLLAATGGTPRHSLALDYSMRPLFTYLRADVVPTTVFAATDDWAKDGSAGHDTDRDANPLPERIDRAARALADRVGARRNDGPADPFATTPSFVDMLDG from the coding sequence GTGAGCGAGGCACGCACCGTCGTCGTCGTGACGGCCGGGTTGTCACAGCCGTCCCAGACCCGGCTGCTGGCCGACAGGCTCGCCGCCGCCACCGCCCGGGAGCTGGAACGAGACGGCCACGGAGTGCACGTCGAGGTCGTCGAACTGCGCGAGCACGCCCACGCGATCATGGACGCCATGCTCACCGGCTTCGCCGGCGGCGACCTGGCCCGCGCGATCGACCAGCTCACCCGGGCCGACGGCGTCATCGCCGTCACCCCGCTGTTCACCACGACCTACTCCGGACTGTTCAAGTCGTTCGTCGACATCCTCGACAAGGACGCCCTGACAGGCCTGCCCATGCTGCTCGCCGCCACGGGCGGTACGCCGCGCCACTCCCTGGCGCTGGACTACTCGATGCGCCCGCTGTTCACCTACCTGCGGGCCGACGTCGTGCCGACCACGGTGTTCGCCGCCACCGACGACTGGGCCAAGGACGGGTCCGCCGGCCACGACACCGACCGGGACGCGAACCCGCTTCCCGAGCGGATCGACCGCGCCGCGCGGGCGCTGGCCGACCGTGTCGGGGCGCGCCGCAACGACGGCCCGGCCGACCCGTTCGCCACGACGCCGAGCTTCGTGGACATGCTCGACGGGTGA
- a CDS encoding CehA/McbA family metallohydrolase, which translates to MTHQVERLLLGIEEQIAHRYLEVPFDVSGAHAIEVRVSYDRHAASIELGCRDPQRWRGWSGTARDRFVIRPTRATPGYEPGALPDGGWVVVLGLHSVPADPVPVTVTVVVDDGAGDIEPEPPSPPAPTNPRASARGLPAPAGLTWYAGDFHAHSTHSDGSLSLHELTAAAATRGLDFLAVTDHNTVSHHAHLPEAAARYDTCLVPGQEVTTDAGHANAFGDVGWIDFRAPAEQWSRQASARGGILSVNHPVQEDCAWLQDLSEDARARTALEMWHISWFLNPMASVPWAFLKEWSRGRDVPVLLGGSDFHTPEAGFPPGTPTTWVAAAECTPEAILEAVAAGRTSIARFPGPGEPVLLRAGGDLIAVDADGTILVDAEGRRRLVRGERTVFRPGTGPHHLEAADRTLLAISP; encoded by the coding sequence GTGACTCACCAGGTGGAACGCCTGCTACTGGGGATCGAGGAACAGATCGCGCACCGGTATCTCGAGGTGCCCTTCGACGTGTCCGGTGCCCACGCGATCGAGGTGCGCGTGTCGTACGACAGGCATGCGGCCTCGATCGAACTGGGGTGCCGGGACCCGCAGCGCTGGCGGGGCTGGTCGGGCACCGCGCGTGACCGCTTCGTCATCCGCCCGACGCGGGCCACCCCGGGCTACGAGCCGGGCGCCCTGCCCGACGGCGGCTGGGTCGTCGTCCTGGGCCTGCACTCCGTGCCGGCCGATCCGGTCCCCGTGACGGTCACGGTCGTCGTGGACGACGGCGCCGGGGACATCGAACCCGAGCCGCCGTCACCCCCGGCGCCGACCAATCCGCGTGCCTCCGCGCGCGGGCTTCCCGCTCCCGCAGGCCTCACCTGGTACGCCGGTGATTTCCACGCACACTCCACGCACTCGGACGGCAGCCTCTCCCTGCACGAGCTCACGGCCGCGGCGGCGACGCGCGGCCTTGACTTCCTCGCCGTCACCGACCACAACACGGTCTCCCACCATGCTCACCTGCCCGAGGCGGCGGCCCGCTACGACACCTGCCTGGTGCCGGGGCAGGAGGTCACCACGGACGCGGGGCATGCGAACGCCTTCGGCGACGTCGGCTGGATCGACTTCCGCGCTCCGGCCGAGCAGTGGTCACGCCAGGCCTCCGCGCGCGGCGGCATCCTGTCGGTCAACCATCCCGTCCAGGAGGACTGCGCGTGGCTGCAGGACCTGTCCGAGGACGCCCGCGCCCGCACCGCCCTCGAGATGTGGCACATCTCGTGGTTCCTCAACCCCATGGCCAGCGTCCCCTGGGCCTTCCTGAAGGAGTGGTCCCGGGGCCGGGACGTCCCCGTGCTGCTCGGCGGCTCGGACTTCCACACCCCCGAGGCCGGTTTCCCCCCGGGGACGCCCACCACCTGGGTCGCGGCCGCGGAGTGCACACCCGAGGCGATCCTGGAGGCGGTGGCCGCGGGCCGCACCTCGATCGCCCGCTTCCCCGGCCCGGGCGAACCGGTGCTGCTGCGGGCGGGCGGCGACCTGATCGCGGTCGACGCGGACGGCACGATCCTGGTCGACGCGGAGGGCCGGCGACGCCTGGTGCGCGGCGAGCGCACGGTGTTCCGGCCGGGCACGGGCCCGCACCACCTCGAGGCGGCCGACCGGACCCTCCTGGCGATCAGCCCCTGA
- a CDS encoding VOC family protein, translating to MSLRGFATINYWADDVEAAAAWYADLLGVEPYFSRPGPDGRPAYVEFRIGDHEAELGLVSRAFAPPGQPERPGGAVMYWHVDDLEGTFARLLEMGATEYQPVTPRGEGFVTGAVVDPFGNVLGVMTNAHYVRMLE from the coding sequence ATGAGCCTGCGCGGATTTGCCACCATCAACTACTGGGCGGACGACGTCGAGGCGGCCGCCGCCTGGTACGCGGATCTGCTCGGCGTCGAACCGTACTTCTCCCGGCCCGGCCCGGACGGACGGCCTGCCTACGTCGAGTTCCGGATCGGCGACCACGAGGCCGAGCTCGGCCTGGTCAGTCGCGCCTTCGCGCCGCCCGGCCAGCCCGAGCGGCCCGGCGGAGCGGTGATGTACTGGCACGTGGACGACCTGGAGGGCACGTTCGCGCGCCTCCTGGAGATGGGCGCCACCGAGTACCAGCCCGTCACGCCGCGGGGTGAGGGCTTCGTGACCGGCGCCGTCGTCGACCCCTTCGGCAACGTCCTGGGCGTCATGACCAACGCGCACTACGTGCGGATGCTGGAGTAG
- a CDS encoding DNA-binding protein: protein MRDKDRVIEAIEALTAEGISPTVTTVRERAGCSSAAATRFLREWREERAAREAEESAAATPPDAVARIARRGIDTLWQEAVRTAREEHDAELTRAREELARAGSEADELARTVDDLGAELTAARTTQAHLREALEQAEEARVAADRDRTAAQAARARAEGEAAAAQRALDEVREELARVRAAMTAAEQARRDAERARATADRERAAAEAAHGQAQATLEALRENLDQAREAAAVSREDAKVARDDAGAARDEARAARESLEAARDRASRDLDAAREQLAAEREARTLAEAARAAADAERSAQAVAAARLEGELSAARARQAAGDDERAPSGTVEPA from the coding sequence GTGCGCGACAAGGACCGCGTCATCGAGGCCATCGAGGCGCTCACCGCCGAGGGCATCTCCCCCACCGTCACCACCGTGCGCGAGCGCGCCGGCTGCTCGAGCGCGGCGGCCACACGCTTCCTGCGGGAGTGGCGCGAGGAGCGGGCCGCGCGGGAGGCCGAGGAGTCCGCGGCCGCCACCCCGCCCGACGCCGTCGCCCGGATCGCCCGTCGCGGCATCGACACGCTGTGGCAGGAGGCCGTCCGTACCGCACGCGAGGAGCACGACGCCGAACTGACCCGGGCCCGTGAGGAGCTGGCGCGGGCGGGGAGCGAGGCCGACGAGCTGGCACGCACCGTGGACGATCTGGGTGCCGAGCTCACCGCGGCGCGCACCACGCAGGCCCACCTCCGTGAAGCGCTGGAGCAGGCCGAGGAGGCCCGCGTCGCCGCGGACCGGGACCGTACCGCCGCCCAGGCGGCCCGCGCGCGTGCCGAGGGCGAGGCGGCCGCTGCCCAGCGTGCCCTCGACGAGGTCCGCGAGGAGCTGGCCCGGGTGCGGGCGGCCATGACCGCCGCCGAGCAGGCACGACGCGACGCCGAACGGGCCCGTGCCACCGCGGATCGCGAACGCGCCGCCGCCGAGGCGGCCCACGGCCAGGCACAGGCCACGCTCGAAGCGCTCCGCGAGAATCTCGACCAGGCCCGCGAGGCGGCGGCTGTCTCCCGCGAGGACGCGAAGGTGGCCCGCGACGACGCCGGCGCCGCCCGCGACGAGGCACGGGCGGCACGCGAGTCCCTGGAAGCCGCCCGCGACCGGGCGAGCCGCGACCTCGACGCGGCCCGCGAGCAGCTGGCCGCGGAGCGTGAGGCCCGCACCCTGGCGGAGGCCGCCCGCGCGGCGGCGGACGCCGAACGCTCCGCGCAGGCGGTGGCGGCGGCACGCCTGGAAGGCGAGCTGTCGGCGGCTCGTGCGAGGCAGGCCGCCGGTGACGACGAGCGGGCCCCCTCCGGGACCGTGGAGCCCGCCTAG
- a CDS encoding ribonuclease Z, translating into MTRTAARELVVLGTASQVPTRTRNHNGYVLYWDDQAILFDPGEGTQRQMLRAGVAASDLSRIALTHLHGDHSLGLAGVVQRISLDGVKHTVPISFPASGEPWVRNLCDATAFHHRERLALQPLSDGAWPGGVPSDGGAEGVPSGAGAFPAVVVPRVAGERPSRAAVTLTARRLDHGIEAFGYRLQEADSTSFDPGLLAARGVVGPDVGRLRRDGSLTLPDGGVVRREEVTVPRPGQSFAFVMDTRLCDAVGELADGVDLLVIESTYLERDASLAAEHGHLTALQAARAAAGAGVRHLVLTHFSQRYESADGSGPLEFEREARQAFDGGLTIAGDLDQITVPRRA; encoded by the coding sequence GTGACTCGTACCGCCGCCCGTGAGCTCGTCGTGCTGGGCACCGCCAGCCAGGTGCCCACCCGTACCCGCAACCACAACGGCTACGTCCTGTACTGGGACGACCAGGCGATCCTCTTCGACCCGGGCGAGGGCACCCAGCGCCAGATGCTCCGCGCGGGCGTGGCCGCCTCCGACCTCAGCCGGATCGCGCTCACGCACCTGCACGGCGACCACAGCCTGGGCCTGGCCGGAGTCGTGCAACGGATCAGCCTGGACGGGGTGAAGCACACCGTGCCGATCAGCTTCCCCGCATCGGGGGAGCCGTGGGTGCGCAACCTGTGCGACGCGACCGCGTTCCACCACCGCGAGCGCCTCGCGCTGCAGCCGTTGTCGGACGGTGCGTGGCCCGGCGGTGTGCCGTCCGACGGCGGAGCGGAGGGCGTGCCGTCGGGCGCGGGTGCGTTCCCGGCCGTCGTCGTGCCGCGCGTGGCGGGGGAGCGACCCTCCCGCGCGGCGGTGACGTTGACCGCGCGTCGGCTGGACCACGGGATCGAGGCGTTCGGGTACCGGCTGCAGGAGGCGGACTCGACGTCGTTCGACCCGGGGTTGCTGGCGGCGCGCGGCGTCGTCGGGCCCGACGTCGGACGCCTGCGGCGCGACGGCTCGTTGACGCTGCCCGACGGCGGCGTCGTGCGCCGCGAGGAGGTGACCGTCCCGCGCCCCGGACAGTCCTTCGCGTTCGTGATGGACACCCGGCTGTGCGACGCGGTGGGCGAGCTGGCCGACGGCGTCGATCTGCTGGTCATCGAGTCGACCTACCTGGAGCGGGACGCGTCTCTCGCCGCCGAGCACGGACATCTCACGGCGCTGCAGGCGGCGCGAGCCGCGGCGGGGGCGGGGGTGCGGCACCTGGTCCTCACGCACTTCTCCCAGCGCTACGAGTCGGCCGACGGCTCCGGCCCGCTGGAGTTCGAGCGCGAGGCGCGTCAGGCGTTCGACGGCGGCCTGACGATCGCGGGCGATCTCGACCAGATCACCGTCCCGAGGAGGGCGTGA
- a CDS encoding OsmC family protein yields MTDADVPAPVTPPTEYRVTARARAGDPGVAEAGATTIDLDTVWGGTPTGRPGPADLLATAFAACLLKNLARSRDLLGFAYDDAQVEVTAHRQDSPPKFTEIHYTLRVTTDEPPRRVDLVHRNLRRYGTVYNTLAAVCDVHGEIVTGTTTGTPAERAS; encoded by the coding sequence GTGACCGACGCCGACGTGCCCGCACCTGTGACCCCACCGACGGAGTACCGGGTCACCGCGCGTGCCCGCGCGGGCGACCCCGGCGTCGCCGAGGCCGGGGCCACGACGATCGACCTGGACACGGTCTGGGGCGGCACGCCCACCGGCCGGCCCGGGCCCGCCGACCTCCTGGCGACCGCCTTCGCGGCGTGCCTGCTGAAGAACCTGGCCCGCTCCCGTGACCTGCTCGGCTTCGCGTACGACGACGCCCAGGTCGAGGTCACCGCCCACAGGCAGGACAGTCCCCCGAAGTTCACCGAGATCCACTACACGCTCCGGGTCACCACCGACGAACCGCCGCGCCGCGTCGACCTGGTGCACCGGAACCTGCGCAGGTACGGCACCGTCTACAACACCCTCGCGGCGGTCTGCGACGTCCACGGCGAGATCGTCACCGGCACCACGACCGGCACCCCCGCAGAGCGAGCCTCCTGA